From the genome of Primulina eburnea isolate SZY01 chromosome 12, ASM2296580v1, whole genome shotgun sequence, one region includes:
- the LOC140807511 gene encoding uncharacterized protein isoform X1 — MSNNEKRKQNTAYSANDNSCGGKTVLESTETETTKSSRGRTRLDRLVRQRVHGIKKDVRFNKLGQPVGEFAGEMKSYIEVLVREKVKISYQTWKMVPNDVKDLIWESVNLTYNVDQSWKKGCLNSANNKWRQFKALLTQKFILSKRDNTEDLKEPPTGFGIARDDWSSFVISRLSDDFMKLRDEQKNRRKQNIYPHRMSRKGYARFADEIAAELCDDDDINRAIMWKKGRVNRKGEYEGDELKSAIEKIDGYVQQKIEGTLQYEEGKNDILTKALDSYEHSGRVRGVGGHITPSIYFNIGRVWKSPFGDEHILLNQTKELMEAKILISEQDARIVEQNARISDQDARIQLLEEMFKKAASNFDIEEKGSCSVKLNPMSHDKNKKSVSNYANSHDDDIKTLSNAEFLQGKAVALTLDCRTNTVAYGTIIHVNADEKLFHGVPSPIPCMHVAIDSAVDELAHLPFPIPHECATVGDAVGAHVAWPAQFVVIQDEKPQKKKIVYHRNKIGLSSSVPRSLHLLYCYCKRALTDEQNLSLSFDHDLFDESYELFLHLEDIIPFYSLDPISANCIVVYMWHLYKKMKEDNKTDKFRFVNPHTIPYMPYVSKLDRNAKIEHLNERASVLAERLSVASTNQLFLVPHNVGYHWILTVIDPYKEMVYLLDSLGHRNRYDDWKYVVDMSVSFFNSNKERKGKKTSYMGSSKGSTTTRFETMWFLCYEIYERND; from the exons ATGTCAAATAATGAGAAGCGTAAACAGAATACTGCATATTCTGCCAATGACAATAGTTGTGGGGGCAAAACAGTTTTGGAATCTACAGAGACGGAAACAACAAAATCATCTAGAGGTCGTACACGTTTGGATAGGCTTGTTAGGCAAAGGGTTCATGGAATCAAAAAGGATGTAAGGTTCAATAAATTGGGACAGCCAGTTGGGGAATTTGCAGGTGAGATGAAAAGTTATATTGAAGTTCTTGTTCGAGAAAAGGTAAAGATAAGCTATCAGACTTGGAAAATGGTTCCAAATGATGTCAAAGATTTAATATGGGAATCGGTTAAT CTGACGTACAATGTTGATCAAAGCTGGAAGAAGGGATGTTTGAACTCTGCAAATAACAAGTGGCGACAGTTTAAAGCTTTACTCACTCAAAAGTTCATTCTTAGCAAGCGGGATAACACTGAGGATTTGAAAGAACCACCTACTGGGTTTGGTATTGCACGAGATGATTGGAGTTCATTTGTAATCAGTCGCTTGTCTGATGACTTCATG AAATTGCGTGATGAACAAAAGAATAGAAGAAAGCAAAACATATACCCCCATCGTATGTCTCGCAAAGGATATGCACGTTTCGCCGACGAAATA GCAGCTGAGTTATGTGACGATGATGATATAAATCGAGCAATTATGTGGAAGAAAGGACGGGTCAATAGGAAGGGTGAATATGAAGGCGATGAGTTGAAATCGGCAATAGAAAAGATT GATGGTTATGTGCAACAAAAAATCGAGGGTACGTTGCAATATGAAGAGGGAAAAAATGATATACTTACGAAAGCACTGGATTCATATGAACATTCTGGTCGTGTGAGAGGTGTTGGAGGTCATATCACTCCAAGCATCTACTTTAATATTGGTAGAGTATGGAAGAGTCCTTTTGGTGATGAACATATACTTCTTAATCAGACAAAGGAGTTGATGGAGGCGAAGATATTAATCTCAGAACAAGATGCACGCATCGTAGAACAAAATGCACGCATATCAGATCAAGATGCACGCATACAGCTCCTTGAAGAAATGTTCAAAAAGGCTGCAAGCAACTTTGACATTGAAGAAAAAGGTAGTTGCTCAGTAAAGTTGAATCCCATGAGTCACGATAAAAACAAGAAGAGTGTTTCAAACTATGCAAATTCGCATGATGATGACATCAAAACTTTGAGCAATGCTGAGTTTCTGCAG GGGAAGGCGGTTGCATTGACATTGGACTGTAGGACGAATACAGTTGCCTACGGCACAATTATCCACGTCAATGCGGATGAGAAATTATTTCATGGTGTTCCATCACCCATTCCTTGCATGCACGTTGCCATTGATAGTGCTGTGGACGAATTAGCACATTTGCCATTTCCGATTCCTCACGAATGTGCTACTGTTGGTGATGCTGTTGGGGCCCATGTAGCTTGGCCAGCACAATTCGTAGTAATTCAAGATGAG AAGCCTCAAAAGAAGAAAATTGTGTACCACAGAAATAAGATTGGTTTGTCTTCAAGTGTGCCAAGATCTTTGCATCTTCTGTACTGTTATTGTAAACGTGCTCTAACCGATGAACAAAATTTATCACTGTCTTTTGATCATGATTTGTTTGACGAGAGTTACGAACTATTTCTGCACCTTGAAGACATCATTCCTTTCTACAGTTTGGATCCAATATCTGCCAACTGTATAGTTGTGTACATGTG GCATCTGTATAAAAAGATGAAAGAAGACAACAAGACTGACAAGTTCAGATTTGTCAATCCACACACGATCCCATACATGCCATATGTATCCAAACTTGACAGAAACGCAAAAATCGAACACTTGAACGAAAGAGCAAGTGTTTTGGCAGAAAGACTAAGTGTTGCATCAACAAATCAACTATTTTTAGTGCCGCATAATGTTGG TTACCATTGGATTCTTACCGTCATCGATCCTTACAAGGAGATGGTTTATTTGCTGGATTCACTTGGTCATCGAAACCGTTACGATGACTGGAAATATGTGGTGGATAT GAGTGTAAgtttttttaattcaaataaGGAGAGGAAAGGGAAAAAAACAAGCTATATGGGAAGTAGTAAAG ggtCCACGACAACCAGATTCGAAACAATGTGGTTTTTATGTTATGAGATTTATGAGAGAAATGATTGA
- the LOC140806658 gene encoding uncharacterized protein, which produces MSRQQKVHEKNNPTHDLELAAVVFARRFGDTIYALSRKHTVIAHLSVQRPLQEEIKRFELAVYARGNAPNLATLTVQSTLRDRIRAEQTSDELLQKWIQRDEAKGQRLYIVVDDIVKYMDRLWVPDSDSLRVKAENKRPVGKLRPLHIPEWRWENITMDFLTGLPRTTDGYNAIWVMVYRLTKSAHFLPIKKIFTMTQRPRVFEGRTDEGCDENREKGQAQSEIHRAPWDTGESWDICIQSCIAVESGGSS; this is translated from the exons ATGTCTCGACAGCAGaaggtccatgagaagaatAATCCTACTCATGACCTTGAActagcagcagtggtatttgccagaagatttggagacactatct ATGCACTGAGCAGGAAGCACACAGTGATTGCTCATTTGTCGGTACAAAGACCACTACAGGAGGAGATTAAGAGGTTTGAGCTTGCAGTCTACGCCAGGGGCAATGCCCCAAATCTGGCTACTCTGACAGTACAGTCGACTTTGAGAGACAGAATTCGGGCAGAGCAGACTTCTGACGAGCTGTTGCAGAAGTGGATACAGAGGGACGAGGCTAAGGGCCAGAGACTATACATAGTTGTAGACGACATAGTCAAATATATGGACCGTCTATGGGTTCCTGACAGTGATTCCCTTAGA GTCAAGGCAGAGAATAAGAGACCTGTAGGGAAGCTTAGACCACTCCATATTCCTGAGTGGAGatgggagaacatcaccatggattttTTGACAGGGCTTCCGAGGACTACTGACGGATATAATGCCATATGGGTGATGGTTTATCGGCTCACTAAATCAGCTCATTTCCTACCGATCAAGAAGATtttcaccatgactca GAGACCACGTGTTTTTGAAGGTCGCACCGATGAAGGATGTGATGAGAATCGGGAAAAAGggcaagctcagtccgagatacaTAGGGCCCCTTGGGATACTGGAGAGAGTTGGGACATTTGCATACAGAGTTGCATAGCCGTCGAATCTGgcgggagttcataa
- the LOC140807511 gene encoding uncharacterized protein isoform X2 — MSNNEKRKQNTAYSANDNSCGGKTVLESTETETTKSSRGRTRLDRLVRQRVHGIKKDVRFNKLGQPVGEFAGEMKSYIEVLVREKVKISYQTWKMVPNDVKDLIWESVNLTYNVDQSWKKGCLNSANNKWRQFKALLTQKFILSKRDNTEDLKEPPTGFGIARDDWSSFVISRLSDDFMKLRDEQKNRRKQNIYPHRMSRKGYARFADEIAAELCDDDDINRAIMWKKGRVNRKGEYEGDELKSAIEKIDGYVQQKIEGTLQYEEGKNDILTKALDSYEHSGRVRGVGGHITPSIYFNIGRVWKSPFGDEHILLNQTKELMEAKILISEQDARIVEQNARISDQDARIQLLEEMFKKAASNFDIEEKGSCSVKLNPMSHDKNKKSVSNYANSHDDDIKTLSNAEFLQGKAVALTLDCRTNTVAYGTIIHVNADEKLFHGVPSPIPCMHVAIDSAVDELAHLPFPIPHECATVGDAVGAHVAWPAQFVVIQDEPQKKKIVYHRNKIGLSSSVPRSLHLLYCYCKRALTDEQNLSLSFDHDLFDESYELFLHLEDIIPFYSLDPISANCIVVYMWHLYKKMKEDNKTDKFRFVNPHTIPYMPYVSKLDRNAKIEHLNERASVLAERLSVASTNQLFLVPHNVGYHWILTVIDPYKEMVYLLDSLGHRNRYDDWKYVVDMSVSFFNSNKERKGKKTSYMGSSKGSTTTRFETMWFLCYEIYERND; from the exons ATGTCAAATAATGAGAAGCGTAAACAGAATACTGCATATTCTGCCAATGACAATAGTTGTGGGGGCAAAACAGTTTTGGAATCTACAGAGACGGAAACAACAAAATCATCTAGAGGTCGTACACGTTTGGATAGGCTTGTTAGGCAAAGGGTTCATGGAATCAAAAAGGATGTAAGGTTCAATAAATTGGGACAGCCAGTTGGGGAATTTGCAGGTGAGATGAAAAGTTATATTGAAGTTCTTGTTCGAGAAAAGGTAAAGATAAGCTATCAGACTTGGAAAATGGTTCCAAATGATGTCAAAGATTTAATATGGGAATCGGTTAAT CTGACGTACAATGTTGATCAAAGCTGGAAGAAGGGATGTTTGAACTCTGCAAATAACAAGTGGCGACAGTTTAAAGCTTTACTCACTCAAAAGTTCATTCTTAGCAAGCGGGATAACACTGAGGATTTGAAAGAACCACCTACTGGGTTTGGTATTGCACGAGATGATTGGAGTTCATTTGTAATCAGTCGCTTGTCTGATGACTTCATG AAATTGCGTGATGAACAAAAGAATAGAAGAAAGCAAAACATATACCCCCATCGTATGTCTCGCAAAGGATATGCACGTTTCGCCGACGAAATA GCAGCTGAGTTATGTGACGATGATGATATAAATCGAGCAATTATGTGGAAGAAAGGACGGGTCAATAGGAAGGGTGAATATGAAGGCGATGAGTTGAAATCGGCAATAGAAAAGATT GATGGTTATGTGCAACAAAAAATCGAGGGTACGTTGCAATATGAAGAGGGAAAAAATGATATACTTACGAAAGCACTGGATTCATATGAACATTCTGGTCGTGTGAGAGGTGTTGGAGGTCATATCACTCCAAGCATCTACTTTAATATTGGTAGAGTATGGAAGAGTCCTTTTGGTGATGAACATATACTTCTTAATCAGACAAAGGAGTTGATGGAGGCGAAGATATTAATCTCAGAACAAGATGCACGCATCGTAGAACAAAATGCACGCATATCAGATCAAGATGCACGCATACAGCTCCTTGAAGAAATGTTCAAAAAGGCTGCAAGCAACTTTGACATTGAAGAAAAAGGTAGTTGCTCAGTAAAGTTGAATCCCATGAGTCACGATAAAAACAAGAAGAGTGTTTCAAACTATGCAAATTCGCATGATGATGACATCAAAACTTTGAGCAATGCTGAGTTTCTGCAG GGGAAGGCGGTTGCATTGACATTGGACTGTAGGACGAATACAGTTGCCTACGGCACAATTATCCACGTCAATGCGGATGAGAAATTATTTCATGGTGTTCCATCACCCATTCCTTGCATGCACGTTGCCATTGATAGTGCTGTGGACGAATTAGCACATTTGCCATTTCCGATTCCTCACGAATGTGCTACTGTTGGTGATGCTGTTGGGGCCCATGTAGCTTGGCCAGCACAATTCGTAGTAATTCAAGATGAG CCTCAAAAGAAGAAAATTGTGTACCACAGAAATAAGATTGGTTTGTCTTCAAGTGTGCCAAGATCTTTGCATCTTCTGTACTGTTATTGTAAACGTGCTCTAACCGATGAACAAAATTTATCACTGTCTTTTGATCATGATTTGTTTGACGAGAGTTACGAACTATTTCTGCACCTTGAAGACATCATTCCTTTCTACAGTTTGGATCCAATATCTGCCAACTGTATAGTTGTGTACATGTG GCATCTGTATAAAAAGATGAAAGAAGACAACAAGACTGACAAGTTCAGATTTGTCAATCCACACACGATCCCATACATGCCATATGTATCCAAACTTGACAGAAACGCAAAAATCGAACACTTGAACGAAAGAGCAAGTGTTTTGGCAGAAAGACTAAGTGTTGCATCAACAAATCAACTATTTTTAGTGCCGCATAATGTTGG TTACCATTGGATTCTTACCGTCATCGATCCTTACAAGGAGATGGTTTATTTGCTGGATTCACTTGGTCATCGAAACCGTTACGATGACTGGAAATATGTGGTGGATAT GAGTGTAAgtttttttaattcaaataaGGAGAGGAAAGGGAAAAAAACAAGCTATATGGGAAGTAGTAAAG ggtCCACGACAACCAGATTCGAAACAATGTGGTTTTTATGTTATGAGATTTATGAGAGAAATGATTGA